The following is a genomic window from Eubalaena glacialis isolate mEubGla1 chromosome 18, mEubGla1.1.hap2.+ XY, whole genome shotgun sequence.
agactctgccttccaatgcaggggacacaggttcgatgcctggtcggggaactaagatcccacaggcctcggggcaactaagcccgtgtgccgcaactactgagcctgtgctctagaacccatgcaccattagagagcccgcgtgccacagctaagacctgactcagccaaataagtaaattaattttttttaaaaggtgttgaattaaaaaaaaaaaaagtgctgctgtgaacattcacgtacaagtttttgtgGACATGTTCTCAATTCTCTTGGGTTTAAACCTAGGAGTGGTATTGCTAAGACACATGGTAACTCTCTATTTAACTTCTGAAGCCAGACTGTCTTCTAATCTTTTACGCTCTTAACAGCTTAATCATGATAGCTAACAATTACGTAGCATTTTCTACTTACTGTTCTAAGTAGTTGTTCTAAGAAAACTGCGTGTATTAAGTCATCTAATCCTCCAGGAGAAactattctctccattttacagacggagaaactgagacacagggagagtaagtacttgcccaaggtcattatAGCTAGCAACAGTGGCTCTGGGAGCCTGGTCTAAGAGTCTGCTCTATTAACCACTGGGACATGCTACCTTTCTGGGGTTCCTCTTGGAACCCCAAAGAGCCCTTTCTTCCCTCTGATTGGAACACTCAAGGTAAGGTCCCCTCCCCTTTCTTCTAgaaccccttccttcctctcttctgctCAGAGGCTCTCAATAACCCTCTTGCTCATCCCCTTTCTCAGGAGTACCCCTGAGCCCCCCGAACCCCCGAACCACACTCACACTAGCCAGTCCACAGCCAAGATCAAGGAGATGTCGTGAACCGGCAGGTTGACCGCCTCGAGGATGATGGCCAGAGTGAGGACACCTCCAGCGGGGATGCCCGCGGCGCCCACACTGGATGCTGTGGCGGTGaccctgggggaggagaggagaggtcaGGGAGAGGCCGCTCGGTAATGGGAGAAGCTGTGGGGGTGGGGCTGCTCCTCCCAGCTCGTGTCCATTCTCAAGGGAGGGGTCAGGTGCCTTGGGGGCACTATCACTATCCTGTGAGTGCgcagcccccccccccgcacTCACAGGATAGTGATAATCTTCACTAAGTCCAAGGAGCGCTGATTGAGCTGTGCAATAAACACTGCAGCCACACACTGGAAAAGCGCGGCACCGTCCATGTTGACCGTGGCACCGATGGGCAGAATGAAGCGGCTGATGTGCTTGGCCACGCCGTTCTTCTCCTCCACGCACTTCATCATCAGCGGCAGCGTGGCGGAGCTGCGAGGGACCGCAGATCTGAGTTAGCGCGAGCTCACCCGGCCAGCCCGACCGGGCCCCGCCCACCGCCCAAGCCACACCCCCTACCTCCCCTGACCATCCCCCGGACCAGGCCCCGCCCACACAGTACCTCATCTCAGGCGCAAGCTCTGCCCACCAGCCTAGACCGCTGCTTCCCACGACCCCGGGCCTCCACCCACACGCCTTAGCCCTCCCCGGCTCGCCATGCCCTTCTCTTCTCAGAGCTAGAAGGCACTAGGGATCCCACAGAATGGAAGCATTCCAAAATATAGGGAGTCTTGGACCTCTGGGAGATTACCAACGGCTACtccttaaaatacacataaaaattcTAGAATGTCTGAGCGCTCACTGACTCACACCCCTTCCCCATCTCTACCAATAACTCCCCATCTCTACCAATAACAGACCTCGACTAAGAATTACTATACTCTTGGGGATGCTGTTATAGGGAGGGTTGGATCCTGAGGGGACAGGGCCAGCAGAGATGGACAAACTACTTAGGAGAAGTGGAAGGAGCTTTTAGAGGTTGGATCCAGGGTAAAGCACTAGAGTCCCCCAAGGCCAggccttggggtggggaggggttctCAGGAAGGGAGGAATAAGTCTCCAAGGCAGTAGTTTcctaattgggggggggggggggcggttctCTGTACCCAGATCCCATGTCCCTAGACAAAATTTCAGGGGTCTTTAGACATCTGATGCCTGCTCCAGGCCCCTTAAGCTTAAAAACCCTGCCCTGGTCTGCCCCAAGGTCACACCTGGAGGAGGTCCCGAAGGCAGTGGCCAGCGGCGTCATGATGCCCCACAGGAACCGGTAGGGGTTCTTGCGGGTGAAGAAGAAGTAGATGAGGGGCAGCACCAGGAGCCCATGGATGGCGTGACCAAGCAGGCAGCACAGGATGTATTTGCCGAGACTGGCGAAGAGCATCCCCACGTCCTCCATCTCCACGATCTTGCCGGCCACCAGGAACAAGATGCCCACAGGGGCATACCTAATTACCCAGGAGACAGACTGCCACCTCTGACCATGTGCCCAcccagggccaggcactgtgctgggcacatgGCCTGACCacatttctcagcctccctcAAAGTCAGGAAGCGCCCACAGCAATGTGGGCTGATGTTGGGGCACCTCCCCTGCCATCCTCCATTCTCTCCCCTTGAACATAGTGCCACTGGGAGATAAAAGAAGTTTGGGTGGTTCCATCAACCACTTGGAGTAGAGTCACCCACCAGATTTGGACTTAACACATGACCAGGAAAGAAACACCCACCATGCATATCATTtacattttctgggtttttttgttacagcagctaataTGACATAAACCAATACACTCTCtcaccatgaaaaataaaaaccgtGGCTCATGTCTTAATGACAACTCCCAGGTATGAAGCATTTATGATGTGCCAAGCCCTTGAACGGGAATGAATCTTCACCACAACCCCACAAGGGAGCTCCTATTTTGAGTCTCTTGCCGCTATCATTGAATTAAAATCAAATAGGTCTGTAAAACAGGGGCCATAATGCTACCAACCTCATAGGAATCttgggaggatgaaatgagatgccAGTTGAAATGAGCTGAAAGTTTTTGTACACAATAAGTGAAGTCTATAGACTTCCGCTGGGATTTATTATCACCCTCTCCTGGAGGGAAGATCCCAGGGGTTGCATATGTCTCCCAGCCAGGAGGGCTCCCAACATCACTTCCTTGATTGCCTGATCGCTATGGCTACTTGTCTCCAAACCCCTTCTCCTCTTTAGTTACAGAAGAAAAGCACCATTTCCCAGCCACCTGTGCACCTAGGTTTGGCCAAATGCCCAAGTTCTAGCCAGTGAGATGTGCCCAGAAATTATACAAGTACTTGACAAATATTAGCTAAGCTTGTTTACTGTAGGCGCGCTATAGGTCAGGCACTGTCCCAAGAACTTTACACGTATTAACTCACTCGTGCCTGGTACTAACAACGCCgttttccagatggggaaactgaggcacggcgGGATAAGTAACTTGTCGTAggcacacagctgggaagtagTAGTAGCGCCTGGATAGGAACTCAGGCTGCCCAGCTGCAGAGCCTGCTCTTACCCACACACCAAGTGTTTCTATTAGTTCCACACAGCAGCTTCTTAGATGTCAACTACCCTGGAATCacggttggggtggggggagatttgGTAAAAATGCAGCAGCCCTAACCCACCTCCTGATTTCTGACCTTCTGACCCAGGATGGGTCCTGAGAATCAGTGTGACACCATGTGGAGATGAGACAGGGGAGGTGGCAAGGGTGAAGCCGAAGGCCTCTGcatgtgttttttcccctcattatCTGAGGCCCTTTAACAAAAGCTCATACATAATGGTGATAATCGTAGCTGACAATAACTGAATGCTCAGTAGGTGTTAGACATTTAAAACactttctaagtgctttacttaCACCTCAGTcactcatttcatcttcattatAACCCTATAAAGCAGGCACTATTTTCCATTATTGATCCAAAGGCAAACATTTGATGACAGTGACATCTCAGAAACTGAGATGCGTTAGCCAGGCTGCGGCCACAGCTCGGCGGTCTTTTTGTCACCTTCCAATAGGATCAAGAAGGTTCCAGGATCAGTCTTAGCTCTCACGGCATACAGCACTGTCCTCACCttatagacgaggaaactgaggcacagagagagtaagtcacttgcctgaagtcacatagCCAGGGAATAGTCGATGCTGGATTTGAATCTAGGCCGTCTCGTTCCAAGGAGCAGACAGGATCGCCCCACCCCGCCGCACCAGCCCAGTCTCCCACcacttaccacatgatccaggaGACCAGCACCATGGTGGCATCGTTGAAGGAGTTGAAGAAGCGGATGAGCAGCTCTCCCTCAGGCCCCAGCTTCCGCAGGGCCACGCCAAAGATGATGGCAAACACCACCAGGCCCAGGATGTTCATACCCTCCACCTCACCCCCCACGGGCATCTTTGGGCAAGAACACATGGGGATGGGCGGGGCCATTCAGTCAACCTGCACAGTGACTGAGGGCCTGTCCTGCGCACTGCTGGGACCCAGCAGAGACAAGACCATTCCCCAGGCCCCATCCTCCCAAGGCTCACAGTCCGGGTCCAGGGACCACCCAGAGTGGACAGGGCTGGGACGGGGGAACCCAGGGGAGTATGGGAACCAAGGAAGGTTGTGCTGGCAAGCTTGGAGGAGGggaatcagggagggcttcctggaggaaagggCTAAGACCTGGAGACCGGGGGTGAACAAGGTAAAGGGAGGAGAGGGGTATTGTTACCTCTTCTAGAGAGAGTTAACAATATGCAACAACCTTGAAATGACTCTAACTCAGGCattcaaagaacagaaagaaattcactgtggctggagcagaatgGGCCAGGCAGAGTCACAAGATGAGGCTGGGTGGGCGGATGGGCAGGGGCAGGACCTCACAGGGGCCCCGGGGACTATGGCGAGGAGGCTAGGCTTTCTTCCGAGGGCACTAGGGAATATGACAGGGCTTTAGGCAGGAGAGAGGCTGGGTCAGGTTTGTGCTTTGGAAAGAATACTCCAGCTGCCAGGCTGAAGGTGGgcgggagggggtgggaagggaggggaaaagaggAGCCTGGACCTGAGtgtggctgtggggagggagaagagagggcaAAATGGAGATTCCAGAAAGGTAGAAAAGACAGAAATTGGGGAGGGGCTTCGGAGAGTTTAAAACAGATTGCGCCCAAATGTTAGAAgacccaggggacttccctggtggcgcagtggttcagaatcgcctgccaatgcagggcacacgggttcgagccctggcccaggaagatcccacgtgctgcagagcaactaagcccgtgcgccacaactactgagcctgtgctctagagcctgcgagccacaactactgagcccgcgtgccacaactaccgtagtccgcgcacctagagcccgtgctccgcaagagaagccaccgcaatgagaagcccgcgcaccgcaacaaagagtagcccccgctctccgcaactagagagagcagcaacgaagacccaacgcagccaaaaataaaaataataaataaaaaagaagacccaGAGGGCAGACGAGACCAGGGtaagaacaaaatggaaaaaccaaGGTGCAGGGCCCCCCACCGCCTTCCCAACTCTTACCTTCACCGGGGTTCCGTCGAACAATCTCTCCTTATAGGAGGTAGCGTACTGCAGGTGGGGTTGGGAAGAGTCAGCATCAATTGTCATCGAGGCTCCCCCACCCCGTCCTGGCACTGACAATACTCAAAGCCCACCCTAAGTTTCCCTTAAACGTGATCTCATTCCATCCCACCAGCAACCCTGCTGCAGTAGGACTATTCATACCCCCATTTTCCagaggtggaaactgaggctcagagaggtaaaggcacttgctcagggtcacacagctagaattAGAACCCAGAGGAGGCTCAGAACCCATATTCTCATGAGGGGTGTGGATGGGTTTCATTCAGAAATCACCCAGGAGCCCTGCAATATGGCCTGTAAATATGTGGGCACGTGCGTTTTCCCAGGCACCACCCAAAATCAGGCACCAAGGGGCTGGAACTGGctgtctccctccctgcccaccccacaaCCCTGAGGGACACCCCAGAGGACTCACTGAGCGGAAGGCTGCGGACACCAGGTTGGAGGGGAAGATATTTCTGCAGAGATAAACATGAGGGGGGGGGAGTATTAGATACCACAGGAGGAGGTCAGGGGGGCTGGGTTGGCCTCTTGGGGTGAGGGGAACCTTGGAGGCCCCATCTGTACCCAAATGTGGTCCTCACCCATGCCTCAGCCAGGTTCAGCCAGGCAGAGATGGACCTGGGCCTGCACATCTTTCCAGGGTGTGCAGAGTCTCAGCTGGAATCCTGGGGCCCAGGAGGCTGGTGTTCTAGCCCCGAGGGAATGTGGATTGAGGGTGAGGAATGCCAGCTTCCCAAGGCAGGCTGGGGCAGGGTTACGGGGCCTGGCTCCACCCCACACTCAGCACCCTCAATACTCTGGACACCTTGCATCAGCCACTTCCTCCTTGAGGCCTGGGAGGGCTGAGGAAAGGGCTGGCCCTGGGGGCTGGCTGGTGGGTTGCAGGCTGTGGGGAAGATCTGGGTGTGTTAGGGAAGAGGTGGTGAGAAAGTGACAAGGATTGACTGTGTTGTTGTGAATGCGCCTTTGTGTTTATGCAGCCACTCTTGTGTGAGGGTGTCTGGGTGTGATTAAGTGTGCAGCAGCGTGCATTAAACGCCACTGAGCATGTGAGGGAGTCGGACAGTGGCCCCGTGTGCCTCAAGGCAAGACAAAAATAACAGCCAAGGTGACTACGGGCGctgtactaagtgctttatataaatcaactcatttaattctcctgaCAGCCCTCAGGGCCGtgcactattatccccatttcacagaaaaggaagctgaggcacTGACAGGTGAAGAAACTTGCCGTTAGGAAGTGGCAAAACTGGGATTTGAAACCAGCCAGCTGGTGCCACAGTCCGAACCACTCGTCAACCTCGGATCCTCCCTCTCACCAAAGACGTGGGTGCacagctggtggtggtggttggtaGTTTATCAGGTGTTGGTATCCGGTTGGGGGGCGCAGGTTAGTGTTCAGATATGTGACCCTGTTGGTGTGTGGCCCTGTAGGcatgtatgtgagtgtgtatgtgctcTTGAGCTGTGTTTAGGCAGTGTTCCACATGTTGGTGTGGTCAGTGGCATCAGTGAGCGTCTGCGTGCCCGTGTCCAGTTGTGTGTCAGTGGCTTATAAAGTGGGGTGGCTCTGAGATGTTCCAGCTAAGTCGCTGAGTGGCTGGCCAAATGAATTACATGGATTTGGGCACAACAGGGAAGCTTGCACACATAAACAAACTTCAAGTGGGTGTGCCCGTCTGCAGGTCGGCCTGTACCCACCCAGGCCAGCCAGGGCTGGGTCAGGACACAGCT
Proteins encoded in this region:
- the SLC1A5 gene encoding LOW QUALITY PROTEIN: neutral amino acid transporter B(0) (The sequence of the model RefSeq protein was modified relative to this genomic sequence to represent the inferred CDS: deleted 1 base in 1 codon), with protein sequence MVADPPKGDPKGYAAAEPTANGVSVLVPLEDPGSAKGGCCGSGDQVRRCLRANLLVLLTVVAVVAGVALGLGVSGAGGALALGPARLEAFAFPGELLLRLLKMIILPLVVCSLIGGAASLDPSALGRLGAWALLFFLVTTLLASALGVGLALALQPGAAFAAINASVGAMGSVEEAPSKEVLDSFLDLVRNIFPSNLVSAAFRSYATSYKERLFDGTPVKMPVGGEVEGMNILGLVVFAIIFGVALRKLGPEGELLIRFFNSFNDATMVLVSWIMWYAPVGILFLVAGKIVEMEDVGMLFASLGKYILCCLLGHAIHGLLVLPLIYFFFTRKNPYRFLWGIMTPLATAFGTSSSSATLPLMMKCVEEKNGVAKHISRFILPIGATVNMDGAALFQCVAAVFIAQLNQRSLDLVKIITILVTATASSVGAAGIPAGGVLTLAIILEAVNLPVHDISLILAVDWLVDRSCTVLNVEGDAFGAGLLQNYVDRTESRSSVPELIQVKSEAPLAARPVLTEEGSPLLKAVQDLLGTLTPVRRNQSCKSQ